A region from the Medicago truncatula cultivar Jemalong A17 chromosome 6, MtrunA17r5.0-ANR, whole genome shotgun sequence genome encodes:
- the LOC25480063 gene encoding albumin-2 encodes MTKSGYINAVFRSSRKNEAYFFINDKLLLLDYAPGTSNDKILYGPIFVRHGFPSLDNTKFGSNGIDCAFDTDDNEAFVFYQGLCAKIEYTPHTDKDKIISGSMKIAEMFPFLEGTGFEHGIDAAFRSTLNKEVYLFRGDKYARIDYGTNSLVQIIRDINSGFTCFRDTIFEKGIDAAFASHIPNEAYLFKGDNFVRITFTPGRSDDYIMGGVRSTLDVWKSLQDIIPLKN; translated from the coding sequence ATGACAAAATCTGGTTACATAAATGCAGTATTTCGTTCATCTAGAAAAAATGAAGCATACTTTTTCATCAATGATAAGCTCTTGCTATTGGATTATGCTCCCGGAACCAGCAACGATAAGATTTTATATGGACCTATTTTTGTTCGCCATGGGTTTCCATCGCTTGATAATACCAAATTTGGAAGCAATGGAATAGATTGTGCCTTTGACACCGATGACAATGAGGCGTTCGTCTTTTATCAAGGTCTTTGTGCTAAGATAGAATATACTCCACACACTGACAAAGACAAAATAATCTCAGGTTCTATGAAAATTGCGGAAATGTTTCCTTTTTTAGAAGGAACGGGTTTTGAACATGGAATAGACGCCGCATTCAGGTCAACTTTGAACAAAGAGGTTTACTTGTTCAGAGGAGACAAGTATGCTCGTATAGACTATGGCACGAACAGTCTTGTTCAAATTATCAGGGACATCAACAGCGGGTTTACTTGTTTCCGAGACACGATCTTTGAAAAGGGAATCGATGCGGCTTTTGCTTCTCATATCCCGAATGAAGCTTACCTTTTCAAAGGAGATAACTTTGTGCGTATCACTTTTACACCAGGAAGATCAGATGACTACATTATGGGGGGTGTGAGGTCAACTCTTGATGTTTGGAAGTCTCTTCAGGACATAATACCTCTGAAGAATTAA